Within Larus michahellis chromosome 5, bLarMic1.1, whole genome shotgun sequence, the genomic segment ATCCTTTTCCCTTAACTGCCCTTGCAGCAATTCGTGCTTGTTTTTCCATTCTTCCAACTCCTCTTTCAGTTTGCTCACTTCTTCCACCTGAATGCCATTCATCTGAAACGTATCACTGTGGGAATTATGGTGCTGAGTGTCCTTTCCTAAAAGACAGAGTTTATAGCAAAGGTCACAAACACCAACACCCTTTTGAATTAAGCTTCAAGCACACCAATTACAGTATTTATTGCCCGTCCTCCTCTGGCCCCAGAGGGCAATACAAGCCATTCTAACTGAAGAACCAAAGCAGAGTATTTAAGAATTCTCTATCGAAAGCTGAATAAAGAGCCCAAGCACAAAGCAAGAACAATTTACACCTTACTCTCATTTTCAGTCTGTCCTCTCAGTTCTCACTGCGCTTTATCCCATAAGTTTAAAGGCACTTAAagcaaaacccagtatttttagATAACAAAGCAAAATCTGACACTTAAACGATACTGCTTGCGATGCTCAACAtcaacttgaaaaaaaagagtattttataTCTACGGGAAGTTTTGATATGCTGCAGGACATACAACAGCCTGCCTGAAGGGACAGAAGGCTGTCTGCTGGAGCTGTTCTGTGCCTTACCACAAATCACGCAAGATCTTTGCTCTAGCaagattattatttattattctttctgaAACTTACCTAGCTGTACTTTAAGGAGATTATATTGGTCCTTATGCTGTTGGATCTGCGACACTTGCTGCGTAACCGTTGCTTGGAGCTGCTCATTTTGAGATGTTAAAGTGTTAACTCGTTGTTTTAATTCTTCAAGCTCCTGGTCCtgtgagaggggggaaaaaaaggcacttaaaGTAATAACACTTTCAAATACAATAGTGTCAGGAAGGCAAATAAAGACAGACAAACCTGAACTCCACCATGACACGCTTCTGGTTAGTGACAGTGTCAGCGCTACCTATGGCAGATGAGCGGAAAAGCCTCACACAAGCTTAGATAGCTATTCCTAGGAAAAGTGTCCCTGAATTTCACATGTACCCCTATATTCTGTGTCCATTCCAGATGCCTGAACTAAAAACACCTGCTTCAGTTCCCCATCAGCTATTTAAGTTAATTAGCTTTGCTCCTCTACTTTTCGGTCTCAGCCGTGGCAACAAAACAAGTGAGCTAccattggaaaaataaaatggagagtCCAACCGCAGCAGGTACGCCCAAAATTCACTGAGCAACTGCATTTCTTTATTCAGCCACATTCATCTGCCAACTTTTCAGAGGTGAGAGCACAGAACCAACCATTACATCTGTTAGCCAAGGGCTGCAAGTTCTCCAGTTACTCACTTGAAAAAGAACACTTAGACACAGGACAGGAAAGCGCAGCTGTACCCCGGGAAAAGAATTAAACTTCACCAGTATTCTAAACACTGACGTTTCAGTTGAACAAGAACGTGGCATTAAATGTTTTTAGAAGCATTCTTATATTGTTATATTTCTTGTTACTTGTTTTGGAACATCGGGTATCAAACTGCACCGCAGTGCCTCTGAAAGCCAGAGCAAACAGCTTCTGGAGACACAGGCAGAGCAACTCCCTCTTACCTGCTCTCTGATGACTTTCTTGTAGTGAGTCACAATGTTGTCATGCTGTTCCAGTGTCTTCTtgacctcctcctcctttttatcTTCCTCACTAGACTTGTAAATAGCTTTACTTATGACACCTGTCAAAAACATCTTCTGTCAACTAAAGCCCAGTTCACACATCTGTTTCGTCCTCAAAACCGTCTCACTGCGTTTAACTCACATCATGGCATTAGAAACTCAAcccacactttaaaaaaagcaattgtcACAACAAGAGCCAACAGCCATCTTTTTATATACCTAGATCATGTACTTCCACGAATCAAGCTTCTATGACCATCATATGTGCTCAATACTTTAGTCCCTAGGTGAGCAGAGGTCAATACACCTCTTGGCCAGTGTGGTAACTCGCAGCGTGCATTAAGAATCTTTTCACCTAAAAATATGAAGTTATCCAGTTAGTACAAGCCCCTGTTGCGGACTTGTACTGGGAGTACCTTTACTAAATACTTCAACCGCAAGCTTGGGCGTACAAACACGGCTATTACCGTAACGTGGTTTTCAGAATACTCTGTTTTGGTATCATCACACCACTTTGAAGAGGGTTACGTTCAGCACATTGACTTCAGTCATCAGTTCATCACAAAAACTAAAGAAATGAGCATAGCATCTCACCTTCCAATTCCTTCACAAGCTTGGTAAATTCATGATCAAACATCATGTGGTCTGGGCTAGAGAAACTAGGCTGTGGTTTCTGAGCAGCTCTGGAATAAAGTTCGTGTTTGCTAATGAAGCCCAGCTTCTCAATGAAGTTCTCCCTGCCAATCCTCTTCTCAATCAGCTGCTTCAGCTTCTctctgaaaggaagaggaaaatcaaTCCCAGAGCAATGAACCCATCCTTCCCTCCAGGTGGTTTTTGCAGTTACAGCTCTGGTTATCCACCTCAAGTCTTAACCCCACTAGAAGCTTTGCACTGAAGATGCAATTTCTCAGTTGCCACTGCCatctgtccccagcccaggcacaCACAGCGTGGGAGAACCTAGGCAAAACAGCCCGCTGCTTCGCCTAGCTAGAGGTGGGTCCGTTGTTTTTGCATCCCATAAGGAACATGCACAGAAAACATTCAACCGAGTATTCTCGACTGCAGCGCCTCAGTTGAAAGCGCCTCTTATACCACCAGGAGCCTTTCCCTCCAGCCCTCTTATTTCTCCATCATACTTACTTCCTGTAATTTTCAAGGGAATTGTCATTGTAGTAGATGGAAATGCCAAGCAAAAGCGCACACAGGCCTTGGACGAgctgctcctcttctccaaggtTTTCAGCTATCTGCCCTGTGAGCTACGTCTCTTGTTAAGGATGTTTGAGATATTTCATAAGCACAATACATGTAACATACTTTTCCCTGTATAAATTCccagttaaaattattttcacacgTAAAGCCAAGCTTGATTAGGAAGTAGGCAAAATAGCTAATGAAACCCTCACAAAGCTAGCTTTTACTTTCAAGGATTTGGCTAATTAGTGGTTTCACTGACATTTCTTTTCTAAGTAACTGTCCGCTCAACCAAAGAGACTGAGTTGTTCCAACACAGACTTTCAGTTTAGGTCAGGTGACAGTTCAGCCTTATGTACTttagtcagatttttttcctgaaaagcaaGCATAGAAATAAGCTTCAACACGAGTAGGAAGCGTTCTTCGTACCTCTTGGGTATAAGCATAAGTCACACTAAAAAATATCCACGGGCTTGTGGCAATAGGAACACGCTTTGCTGGCAGAGCGATGCGGCTTTCCGCTGCGCTGGAATTTACACCCACGTCTTACAGACAGGTCAGCACACACAGAGCACTGTCAGCTGGTTCTGTCTCTCGCCCCAAGGCATTCCCTTTCATGTCATGGGGTATCCTGCAAACTGGTCTGGATTAAACATCTAACTTGAACACGAATAATCCAAGTAATTTCCAGGCAAACCGTTCCACTCCGCCAGCAGGCCAAGGATACAAAAGGTATATTGGCTGGGTTGTGAAGGAAGTGGGTGACGGCAATGGAGCAGTTGCTCAGCCAAGTGCAAAGCAACATCAGGAGCCCAACCCGCGTCTGTACTTTGCTGCCCTGAAAAGAAGGAAACCCCGCATCGTTACCTGTCCAGGCTGGAGGACAAGCACACCGACAAAAGCTGTGCCGACTCGCAACTCGCCCGCTGGCACCTCATCATTTTCAAAACAAGTCACGTCCTTCAAAATACCCATTTGTTAGTTATACTGAACAGAGCTTTAGTGCTTTAATGAATCAAGTATTAAACCATTCCTATTTAACAGTTTTCAGAGCAAAACCAACAAGCAACGCAGATGTGAAATATGGCTTAATGCAAATTAGCACCGATATAAATTCATAACAAATTAGTTCTGCATTTATAATTAATACCAGGGTAACAGGAAGGAACACACATACAACCCCTGTAAAGAAGGAACAAGGCGTAAATTCAGGTAAGGATTCCCTGTCAGAAGAGATGCATCAACAAGACTTCCCCTGCTGACTAAAAATTGCCATGCGTTGCTAATATTACTTTCTAAGTCAAGAAAGATAATATCGGAGTGGCTTTTGGTTCAGACAATAGGCACGTTAAGCCAGAACGAGCAATGCTAACTATTTGTTTCCGTTAACTAGGGAAAATCAGTTTTCATCTGCAAATCGACTGCCTTCTCCATTCTGTCCCCCTTGTCTTTGCTGCAGATACTGTGGGCACAGCAGCGTTGcgacaggcagacagacagacatctcTTCGAACCACCAACAATCAGAAGGCAAAACGCTCCCCGCATGGAAAATGAAACTTCGCACAAGCACCTAATAAATTAGGCAAAGAAACTGGAAGCTATAGGCAAGTCTCTAAGGCAAGATGAGGCATATAGACCACTGGGATATCTTCACAAGGGGTcaaaaaaaatacactggaaCAAACCATTCCAAGAATCGAGACAGTGGCAAGAGAGAGCAGCGTTCATCAACAACAAAGGAAGAGTCTGTGCTTGAGAGTTATCTGCACTTGTGACACTGCACTTCCATCCTTGCCTCCGATAACCCCTGTGCTGTCGAGCTGAAGGCGGTGTTATTATTAACTGTAGCTAAGCATTAAAAAAGCCCCGCAAGGTCTTTGAATAAGCCAGTTCCAGTTTGCCCATCGAAACAGCCAGCGAGGAGCAGTCTGTCAAGGAGCTCTTCTGTAGCAGGCTCTCGGCTCCCCGAGCGCCACTGCGGACCACAAGACAGTCAGGAACTGCGTCTAGCAACGCGGGAAGAAAATACCAAGCTCTGAAGAGAAGGCCTTCAAGGACTGCCTTCTGAGGTGCTGTGATTTGCTGCAGTCTATCACCAACGCCGAGATGAAACCAACTCcttaaaggaggaaaacacagaTTACCGATATCGAGACTGTGGCAGCCATCCCTAATGCTACACAGGTAGAAAAGGGAGCATCTGGTCCTTCTTCATCGTTATCATCGTCATTTCTTCCAAAGACCCAAGTGAAGTGTTGGAACAGCAGAGAACACAGCTGTCACCACCAGCTGCACAGCAGCTACCCGTTGTGTGTCACGGTGAGTACTACATGTCCTGCTACCAGTCTCTGCTCAGTCTTTGCTGTGGGTTTTGTGCAGCTTTGTCGTGACCCTGTTGTGCTCTTGTATTAACACGCAGGTTATCTTCCATGCTGCTACGCTTCTAGCTGAACGCCACAACTGGTTTCCACTCACCTAGACCTCACCGCGAGTTGCTTCGTCCCCACCAAACCCTAGTCTCCTCTTGCCCTCCCCTTTCCTCTGGACCAGCTCATTTAGCTTTCCCTGTCACCACTGTGCATCTCCCCTGCCCACCTTATACTTGGTAATTAGTTACTGATTTGTATGCAACACATTTTCGATCTCTGCTCACAAGGTGACATTTAATTCCAAGACAGGCTAATGCCAAGACATGTTTAAGAGATATTCACCACCACGTAGCAGGTTTACTTTTTATTACCAACTAGGTAAGCCAAGAACTCCATTCACACTGCATGTTTCGGCTGAAGCATGAGTTGAGACACAAGGTGACAAATCACAGGTCTTACAAGCTCATACAGACAATCCTCTGCCGCACCACATTGGTGTAATGAACTACAAGGGAACTGTCTCGTCAAGCAGTTTGGCTGAAGAACCTGCTGCCCACACAGGCCCCTCTTGCTATGCTGAAGCCTCTAGACAGGGGATGTGCTTCCTCACCGCCATCTCCCGCAACTACAGGGTCACTTAGGTTGAAAGGGATCCTGGACATCACGTAGGCTGTACACTGCTTTAGCACAAGAGCGCTGTAGAAGCACCAATTCTGCCCAAATCACTTCCATATTAGATGCATCGACAGCCTCACGACACTGCCAACTGTGTAACTTAACCTGCCCCAGAAACCCCTTGGCACAAAGACATCGGTCATGCCAACTTACTATTTGGCAAAAGATTGAGTCCCTTCTCCCCTAACTGAACTAAAAGAAAtgcttcaaacaaaacaaacaagcaacactAGAaaccccttccccttctcttacATTTACAAATACTGGCTCTTTGCGTCCCAAGTTCATACACACAGGGGTAAGAATAACCCCTCTAACCGGCAGACTTGCCCTACAGCACGTTGCTACTAGAACACTAGGAGAAGCGTCACTGTTTTGTCAGAAACGTTACGTTACTTTTGCTCGTGCGACCCGGCATTTACAGCACGCGTTATCTGCTGGAAGCAGACGCAAACCAAATTTTTCTCAAGCGCTACATGCTATTTTGGGGTCAAATTAATATGTTCTGCCTAGGGACTTCCGCACAGTCCGAAACGCCCTCTCTAAAAAAGAAACAGCGCACGGCAACCTCCGAGGCATACCGTGCTAACGCCTGCGGTGATAGATGGCAGCTCTCGGTGGCTGCTGCTCTACGGTTCAGGGCTGGCAACAATGCAGCCCCAGCCCTCGGGACAGCTGTGGTCCACGCGGTAAATAAAGCAGACAGTTCCACAGCAGCCAGAACTGTTTTTTCTGCCACTGATAACCAGCTTAACAGTGCTTTAAGTTACACAGCCGGCAAGTCAAACAACTCCCTTCAGGGGTCATTTGCTAGTAATGAGATCCCTGCTCCTCACAACCAGTAGCTCCAAGGTTAAAACCCTGCTGGTAAGTAGAACATATCAAGTGGCCGGAAGGCAGGTtaaacacagtttttcttttagCAGTCAGGAAATCAGCAGCATGTTCCCACTTCAGATCATACCAGCTGTTTGCTACAGGCCAGTCTGAGTAAACAGCATTTCcaagagttttcatttttcttacaagaaaGCGCATCTGTTGGGTGAACAGATGGTGAGCGAGTCCGCCCCACCGGAAAGAAAGCACCCGCGCTCCCCAAGATCTTTATCCCATAGTTTTGTGGAGCGCCCCCAGAGAACCCCCTGGAGACACAGAAAGAGCTCGTTATGCTAGGGAAAATCCCAAACCCAACGGCAACACAAAGCTGTAAGTGGAAACACGTCAAAAAGCAGTTAAAGAAAACCTCCCCAGCAAAACccaagacaagaggaaaaggcctgcTTTTGGCAAGGAAATGCCGAAGCTGTGCCAAAAAATACATACCCGTCTGTCGATCTTATCACCCTGCAAGTTACACACATATTACTTGAGAACCTTGAAGTGGAACACATTTCAGACACATCCCCCCAAAGTCTGAGTCCCTTGTATCATTTAAGGCTGAAGAGCCACAGGCAGTTTTACCGACTCAAATCTACCCTAGACAAAAGTGCTGGGAAAAGGATAATAAGGAATATCGGCTATTTTCAGGTAAAGCAGATCTTAAAAGTTCAAAATTCCAGCATTCTGCCATTATTCTCAAGTGCAGGAAAGTCTAACTGCTGCCAGAGTTATTGCGCCTTATTATTACAACCATTTGGGGAAAGGGTTTGTGTAACGGAAGGGAACGGCACCAGGGAgcgtgggctgggaggggaagttCACTCGCTTGGCAATTGCAAAGCCAGGTGTATAAGAAGTTGAACAAGTTCAAAACAGCTTTTAGCTTTGAATCGCAAACCGAACAGCGATCGGCGCATGAGAGCCTGGTCATTTTGAGATGCTCCAGGTTAGCAGTTACAGGTTAAATACTAACGAGGCACCACTTCAACACCAAAAGGTGACTGGGGATCCTGCCAGTTTGCCTTGTCTTTTGCAAGTTTAAGCTCTGGATGCTTTAGGACCTTCTGCCTACTCCGCGTAGGCAACATCAAGCAGCAATTGCTGATGAAAAGGCAACATTCGctgctttgcttttccccccCGAGGCAGACAGCGCTTTAAGCAAAGCTTAAAAACAGCCTGCAAAAGAGCGagaatcctcctcctccttaagCCAGCCCTCCTGCCGGGCGGCTGCACGGGAGCAGCGCTCTCCCTGGCTACCCGGGGGTTCACCCGAAGTCGGGGCGTACCTGCGAGAGGATGTTGGTGCACTGCTGCAGCAGCGACACCGGCGGGTTGCCGATGCTCGTCGCCAGCTGGACTCGCAGGAGCTGTTCTTTGAGAGTGGCGTTTTCCTGCAGCGCGTGGGCCAGGGCCACCGCCGCGCACCAGTTAGAGAGAGAGTCCGTGGAAAAGAGGCCCCCGCAGAGCAGCTGGCCAGCCGAGACGGAGTTACCTGTAGCTACCACAGCGGCCGAGAGGTACAAGGGAGATTAAAACAAGCCAGAACACCAGCAAAATTAAGACATCAACCTATCcgaaaatcagaaaaattatagtgaagttttaaaagaaatcataggCCAAACCATCTCATCTGGATCAGAAACTTAATTGCAAGTAAATAACTTTGCAAAAGACATCAGAGGATGCCGTAAACGTTTGTGCAAGTTCACAACTCACTGCAGAGACGTTAGCTTTGCGTACCGTCAATGGTAGATGGCAGAAGCGTTGAAACGATTTCTCCTTGTCCTTTTTGGTTTTTGTATAAAAAGCACTGGAAACAATAGAGAACAGCACATCGCAGCACAAAAGGCTGCCTTTCGTTTACCATGGACATCAGAAGTACTACAATCGCAGGCctgtttggaaagagaaaaaccgTTGGCACAAAGTTGCGAATGAAGACAACCGCAGACACAGAATTCGCGTCTTCCCCAGGTAAGGAAAGAGGCTTTTGCCTACTTCATTTATTACCATTTCAAACATTCGAGTAAACCCTCTGATTTTAATAGCGGTTAGTTAACACACAAGCCAGCAGATTCATTACACGTGACTGCAATGAGCTAGTGTTCCTCTGCAACGTTCGCATCTCCCGCCGCgtcccctgctgctccctgcgaGCTTCGCTGATGCTGTGGAAGATGCCTCATAAGGCCACTAACAACTCGTAACACCAAacgctttttttcctcccctcacatTCAAACACTGGGAGTAAGGTTTCCTTGAACTAACACTTGTGGGTCCCCAGTCTGAGTAGATATCAATTACCTGCCTATTTTCCTAGCCTCTCCGTCCTCGCGGAGGCCATTCTCTGactgacagcagcagcttttcccaACCTAAGCATTTTTCAACTACTGCTCATTCACTTTTTCAGACAccatgtaacaaaaaaaaaaaaaatctgttctaggCCTCATCTCTATGGAAACACAACTGACACTTTCACGCTCTAATACACTCAACGGGAACCTGAAGCGGTTGCTCTGTATCCTAATTTTGTAATTCCAAACTCTGAATGTAAACGAACCTCTGGATTAGATTGCCGCTGCCCATACCAATACATCATTACCTAACACAGTTAAACACTTTTCTTCCTCTACCTTGGTGGATTAGAAGGTGCATTTACAGAGGCAAAGTAGTCTTGATTCATCTGGCATCCTCGAATGACCTCTGATACAGTGTTGATGGTCTAcagaaagggcagagaaaaacattaaatggaTAGTCACATGCGAGCCGTTATCTACTACCTAGATCACTCAAAATTATTCAAGAACACTTTCTGGTTGCAGAATATAATGTAAAAGACTATCATACGCTTACACTGCCCACACAGGAAGCTGACATCTCTGGCATATGAAATTACTTTCTTTGCAAATATTACAATTCCAGTTTGTCTCTGCAGCAACCGATTACATCCCTGTAGCCTCCTGCTTTCACCCATTCGGTTGCCCCCATCCCTCCATCTGTTTGCTCCCTCTTACTTCTGTCAGGATATCAGCGGGAACTCCAGTTGCCATCAGGATTGTGCAGAGCTGCTGTAACAACCCGCAGTGAAACATCGCCTTCTGGCAGCTGCTGGTAGCACCAGGAGGGTTTGTGGGAGACACCAGTACCCGCAcaagctaggggaaaaaaagcaagtttctaCGTGAAGAGAGCCCAAAGCCTTCTGAAGCGAAGCACCAAACAAATTTACCCATTTGAAGTTTGGCCGTGAAATAGAACTGCTCCTAAAAATGGGTATAATGGCAAACTACAATTAAACAGCAGGTTCATCTCATTACTACGTACGGCCATTTAATTTTGAGTTCAGTGAAAGCCTCTAAAACCTTCAAATACCTGACTCCATTGCAGATGTTCCAACTAAGTGATGAGAAATCAAGCTGCAACTATTCTATTATTTGGCTCGTCATTTGCCATAACTACATTTCAGGAACTGACAAACTACCTTCACCATTGACATTCAGCTTCCACACAAAGTGCCGCAGAACAGGAAAAACTCGTGTCACTTTTTGGAGGTATGAGCAGAAGGGAAGATGCCCAACAATCAGTAATTATGAACCCAGAGCGGAGGCCGCTACTGGAACTCGGTCAATGCCCCATAACCATACGTCAGTTCATACAGGAGGATTCTCTATACAGAACACCCCAAATTATGTATTTAACTCAAATCGCTGTTACGTTTGAAGTTAGGTAAAATCAAGCTACACGACATTCCAGCCATTACAAATTCACAATTTGGCAACAGTATTTGTGCTGAAAGCAGTACATCCCATCCATGTCGGTAGCTAATTCTGAACTGAAGACAACGCGTGGATTTCGCAGTTAACTGTTACACTTATTCATTGCGAGGGAGCTGAAAAAGCGTCGGCGTCAGTACTTCGGAGTTAGAGGAAGTGTTTTACCTGCAGCATTAGGTGAAGATTAGTTACTTTCTGCGCAGACCACCCACAGTTGTCGTCTCCAACTTCAAACCAAGGCTTCATACGCTGAATGTATGAACCTTCTTTGAAGAAATTCTGATTGGAATTATTATTCTTCAACAAGTTTTGCAATAGGAGGAGACAATCTTCCACTACTATTCCTGGTGagacaaaaaaccaaaagattAATCAAAAGATAACACATGCAAAACTAAGTAGCTTCTCCATGCACTAAGTATGTTCTAGATGGAACAGAGCACACGCTTACGAACTCTTCATTCTTAACAAACATTAGATTTGGATCAAGAACTGTGAAGCTCATGCATGAAAAAACAATCAAATGTCACtctaaataaaatacatcaatgTTGATCCAGGGTATTTCTGAGGAAACTATAATTGTGTTTCTTCCACAAGTCTGTggcaaaaatgttatttccaaagAATATAGAGTTTGTATGAGTTAACTGGGTAGGAATGGGAAGAGCTTCAAACAAAGCCTCACAACCACTTTGGGTCTTGAAGTATACCTGCTTCAGAGTCCAAGCACACCACTGTCTCTTCGTACTGTAAGCACTAAGATGAAGTTCCTCTTGAACCGCATCGTGATTCAAATGCAGCAATTAATTAATACCGCATTATACATTCATTCTCTTTAATCACTGGCTACGTCTTCAACTCAACGCCACTTTTTGGGTTATTTTGATGGAAAAGCAATTCTTAGAAATAGCCCTTACCATAAGCTAATTCAAACTCCACTCCTGGGAGTTGCAAcagttggtttgggtttttttaactctcagGTTTTATCTGTCCTGAAAAAGCCGTAGAGATGCTAAGGTACTCTGTGAGAAGAAAATCCTCAGACAACTCTGTCCAGAAGGCAAGAGGAATAAAGGCAGCCTGGCTCTGGTACTGCTGGGATGCCTCCGAACCTGGACTCGACAGGAAGGAATAAGACATACTCCGTGCGCTTCTGCAAACACGCAGGCAGTGCCCGACTTGGGAGCGGGAGAACAGGGAGCGCCCAGCTGGCACAGTCCCCTTCCCACTCCTGCTGCCGACAGGGGCAATGGACACGTGGGAGGCAGGAAGCGGAGAACTCTCAGCACTTAGGAATTTACATACTAAGTCTCCTAAAATTATTAGCTGCCTAAAAATAGCACCTTGGAATCAACGGTTTGCTTAATCCTTCCATGCCAACATACGTGGAATAGttcagctggcagagaagcaTTTACTGCTCCTGCAGCCCACAAAAAGGTCACGGAACAGCAACCTCTCTTGTTACTGCAATAGATCCTGTAGCAAACTACGACTGGTGGTAAACTCATAATGTGTtcctgattaaaaagaaaaagtaccgAAGTGCCACAtcatttttgctcatttttttttatcctttcccaTGCCCCCAACAGATAAATGAACTGGCAAGCTGACCAGAAAACTGAAGTTAATCGCGAGGCTGAAGAAAGTCAGCAAGCTGTAACTTCCAGCCGCCCCAAGCATCCAAGGATCTTGCAGGAGGAATGCAGATAAGCTTAACTCGGTAAGTGACAAACGCAGCGCACGTGTATCTGGCACTGCCATTCCAAGTGCATACATTCACAGACCTAAGCCAAGCAGGAACACACAAACTCATGCCCACGTGCTCAAGAGAAATTAAGTCATGTTTTAACCAAGTACCTCAAGACTAGTTTTCAAAAGATGCTGAAACCCTGCCTACTTGCTCgatctctttttgctttttttgttacGACCAGGCTATATGTTTTGATCCTCTACCCCCTGACCTAGCTCCGGTTCCAGACTAACCACAGCCTGTAAGCACGGTCACCTAATAGTCTCTGCAGAAGCACAAGACTATGATTAAACCTTAGACTTTTCTGTACCTCCATCGCTGTTTCCTTCTTCTGTTATGATATCCAGAAGTCTCTCAAAGGCATTTTCGAAGGCAACGATCTTCTGTATGGCTGCATTACTTCTTGTCAATTGCTGTAACAACAAGACTCCCTTGacaggtggggaagaaaaaaaagtaaacttagTTTTACTAGAACTGCATTGCTTTTCAGAAGTCACAGCTCTTAAAGGTACCAAATCAGCAGCATAACTCTTGGCCAGAACCTCAGGACAGAACTGAGTGCCCCGCAACTCGGCACATCTACAGAAACTCCCACAGACACCACGCAGTGTTCCCCTGGTGCCTCCCTGCGCTTCAAAATAGAGACACAGCACTGTTAAAAAGGACACTAGGTGGCTatagagaagaaagagggaaccTGTAGAGTGCCCTTTGGTAGTCGGCAATTAGAGCACTTCCACATCTGATGAGTGAAGACGAAGAACCCAAGTGAACCTGACAGAAAGCCAAGAGAAAGATCAGCTAAGCTTCTAGGAAAACCCTACACAAGGGTCAACGTTTGCATTAAATACATAGTAACAGTTTGACTTTGTGATGTGAATTTTGGCAAGGCATCCAAAAGCCACCCAACTCACCCGAGGAATGAAACATTCCCTATTAGCTACCACAATGATTTCTTCAGGtgcatttctttaaattaatCCAAATTCTGCACAAGTACTAAGCAACTCAACTGACAGTTACTATTTAGTAAGGGGATAAACTGCCTCTGTTCTGTACTTACATCATTTCGTATAACCTCCC encodes:
- the USO1 gene encoding general vesicular transport factor p115 isoform X6; amino-acid sequence: MNFLRGVMGGPSAGPQPSGAETIQKLCDRVASSTLLDDRRDAVRALKSLSKKYRLEVGIQAMEHLIHVLQTDRSDSEIIGYALDTLYNVISNDLEEEEQDDSEEENLPKQVDDLGSQFTEIFIKQQENVTLLLALVEEFDFHVRWPGVKLLTSLLKQQGPQVQQIILVSPMGVSRLMDLLADSREVIRNDGVLLLQQLTRSNAAIQKIVAFENAFERLLDIITEEGNSDGGIVVEDCLLLLQNLLKNNNSNQNFFKEGSYIQRMKPWFEVGDDNCGWSAQKVTNLHLMLQLVRVLVSPTNPPGATSSCQKAMFHCGLLQQLCTILMATGVPADILTETINTVSEVIRGCQMNQDYFASVNAPSNPPRPAIVVLLMSMVNERQPFVLRCAVLYCFQCFLYKNQKGQGEIVSTLLPSTIDGNSVSAGQLLCGGLFSTDSLSNWCAAVALAHALQENATLKEQLLRVQLATSIGNPPVSLLQQCTNILSQGSKVQTRVGLLMLLCTWLSNCSIAVTHFLHNPANIPFLTGQIAENLGEEEQLVQGLCALLLGISIYYNDNSLENYRKEKLKQLIEKRIGRENFIEKLGFISKHELYSRAAQKPQPSFSSPDHMMFDHEFTKLVKELEGVISKAIYKSSEEDKKEEEVKKTLEQHDNIVTHYKKVIREQDQELEELKQRVNTLTSQNEQLQATVTQQVSQIQQHKDQYNLLKVQLGKDTQHHNSHSDTFQMNGIQVEEVSKLKEELEEWKNKHELLQGQLREKDSAIEKLKSSQLELGTTEQSSQTSKSGGLEHNNELQKELEMLRTQVQLQSAEISKLQLENQKLQVTNTSADPALGDSGSTAPNSSELEGRLQQEIKELKSEVKALSEEKESLKQHLDSSSSTVAILQDEKSKLQQEVAESKKEQDDLLVLLADQDQKLSALKIKLKDLGVPVEDEDDIESGDQGDEDEDGDEEEQD
- the USO1 gene encoding general vesicular transport factor p115 isoform X1 encodes the protein MNFLRGVMGGPSAGPQPSGAETIQKLCDRVASSTLLDDRRDAVRALKSLSKKYRLEVGIQAMEHLIHVLQTDRSDSEIIGYALDTLYNVISNDLEEEEQDDSEEENLPKQVDDLGSQFTEIFIKQQENVTLLLALVEEFDFHVRWPGVKLLTSLLKQQGPQVQQIILVSPMGVSRLMDLLADSREVIRNDGVLLLQQLTRSNAAIQKIVAFENAFERLLDIITEEGNSDGGIVVEDCLLLLQNLLKNNNSNQNFFKEGSYIQRMKPWFEVGDDNCGWSAQKVTNLHLMLQLVRVLVSPTNPPGATSSCQKAMFHCGLLQQLCTILMATGVPADILTETINTVSEVIRGCQMNQDYFASVNAPSNPPRPAIVVLLMSMVNERQPFVLRCAVLYCFQCFLYKNQKGQGEIVSTLLPSTIDATGNSVSAGQLLCGGLFSTDSLSNWCAAVALAHALQENATLKEQLLRVQLATSIGNPPVSLLQQCTNILSQGDKIDRRGSKVQTRVGLLMLLCTWLSNCSIAVTHFLHNPANIPFLTGQIAENLGEEEQLVQGLCALLLGISIYYNDNSLENYRKEKLKQLIEKRIGRENFIEKLGFISKHELYSRAAQKPQPSFSSPDHMMFDHEFTKLVKELEGVISKAIYKSSEEDKKEEEVKKTLEQHDNIVTHYKKVIREQDQELEELKQRVNTLTSQNEQLQATVTQQVSQIQQHKDQYNLLKVQLGKDTQHHNSHSDTFQMNGIQVEEVSKLKEELEEWKNKHELLQGQLREKDSAIEKLKSSQLELGTTEQSSQTSKSGGLEHNNELQKELEMLRTQVQLQSAEISKLQLENQKLQVTNTSADPALGDSGSTAPNSSELEGRLQQEIKELKSEVKALSEEKESLKQHLDSSSSTVAILQDEKSKLQQEVAESKKEQDDLLVLLADQDQKLSALKIKLKDLGVPVEDEDDIESGDQGDEDEDGDEEEQD